The following proteins are encoded in a genomic region of Cryptomeria japonica chromosome 11, Sugi_1.0, whole genome shotgun sequence:
- the LOC131050827 gene encoding SKP1-interacting partner 15 encodes MERVPGDVLERVFFRLPLLDVARSLSVCKRWQCLLSSPHFILHYSKSAENSNSWVLLTDYNGTALPHNSRLVHFYDPHLHKSLKVDLSFLPIELTIPVASSQGLLCVSAHNTNLLCTCNPLTKAYKILPSPNTLPFLSLTLILEGPVFESHKILVISDDLQTMYSPEENRWIDLASQGRRPKSAVTVSNGFLFGFEDVGSDWHPRWTLVCCNINEGLLLWEPVRHNWEDMYDIIKEPCLIRGREGFLFMAGGLKASLSLNSACSAFVIMELDLKSLEWNEAGRMPAEFYECFDPQGQFSIFGGKEGVYFSGRKVGRLVLWDAGKGCWQWVDCASIESGNAFFRGFAFDPRLDAVP; translated from the coding sequence ATGGAGAGGGTGCCTGGGGATGTATTGGAGAGAGTCTTCTTCCGTTTGCCTCTCCTTGACGTTGCTCGATCTCTTTCTGTCTGTAAGCGTTGGCAGTGCCTTCTCTCATCCCcacatttcattcttcattattCCAAATCTGCCGAAAACAGCAATTCATGGGTACTCCTCACTGATTATAATGGCACAGCGCTACCGCACAATAGCAGACTTGTTCATTTCTACGATCCCCATCTCCACAAATCCCTAAAAGTGGACCTCAGTTTCCTGCCAATCGAACTAACAATTCCAGTGGCATCCTCGCAAGGATTGCTCTGTGTCTCTGCCCACAATACAAATTTGCTTTGTACCTGCAATCCGCTCACCAAAGCCTACAAAATATTGCCTTCTCCCAATACCCTCCCGTTCCTCAGCCTTACTTTGATTCTAGAAGGTCCAGTTTTCGAATCCCACAAGATATTGGTCATTTCTGATGATCTTCAGACCATGTATTCTCCGGAAGAGAATCGGTGGATCGATTTGGCTTCACAGGGTAGGAGACCCAAAAGCGCCGTGACTGTCTCCAATGGTTTTCTTTTTGGGTTTGAGGATGTGGGTTCTGATTGGCATCCCAGATGGACGCTTGTATGTTGTAATATAAATGAGGGTTTATTGCTCTGGGAACCTGTGCGACACAATTGGGAAGACATGTATGATATTATTAAGGAGCCTTGTCTGATTAGAGGGCGAGAGGGTTTCTTGTTCATGGCGGGGGGTTTGAAAGCCTCACTATCATTGAATTCTGCCTGTTCTGCATTTGTTATTATGGAGCTTGATCTCAAAAGTCTTGAGTGGAATGAGGCTGGGAGAATGCCTGCAGAGTTTTATGAATGCTTTGATCCTCAGGGGCAGTTCAGTATTTTTGGTGGGAAGGAAGGTGTTTATTTTTCAGGCAGAAAGGTGGGAAGATTGGTGTTGTGGGATGCAGGCAAAGGATGCTGGCAATGGGTTGATTGTGCTTCCATTGAGAGTGGGAATGCCTTTTTTAGAGGGTTTGCATTTGATCCCAGACTGGATGCTGTGCCTTGA